Sequence from the Hyalangium minutum genome:
CAACTCGGAAGGAACCACGACGGTGCGGGCGAGAAGATCCGCGAGCACCAGCAGCGCCGAACCCAGGAGCGCGGACAGCGGCAACAGGACCCGGTGGTTGGGGCCCAACCAGAGCCGGACGAGGTGCGGCACCACCAGCCCCAGGAAGCCGATCATCCCGGAGACGGCGACCCCCGCCCCCACGCCCAGGGCCACGAGCGCCACGATCTTCCACTTGGTTCGCTCCACCTGAATGCCCAAGTGGTTCGCGTTCGCCTCGCCCAGGAGGAGCGCATTGAGAGGGTTGGCGAGGAGCACCATCCCCACGACGCAGAGCAGGACCAGCGGCGTGATGGTGGAGACCAGGGGCCACGTCGCCCCCGCCAGCGAGCCGAGCTGCCAGAAGGTGATGGTCCGCAGCTGATCGTCGGTCGAGAGATAGGTGAAGAGCCCGGTGGCGGCCACACAGAGGGCGTTGATGGCGACCCCACACAGCAGCATCAGGGCGACCTGGGTTCTCCCATTCTCCTGGGCCAGCGACGAGATGAGGAAGATCGCCGCGAAGCTCCCGAGGAACGCCGCCAGCGGGAGGGTATAGAAGCCCAGGAGCTGGAGCTTGAGCACCGTGACCGCGGCCACGGCGACCGAGGCGCCGCCCGACACCCCGAGCAGACCCGGGTCGGCGAGCGGGTTGCGAAAGAGCCCTTGAAGAGCCACGCCCGCCACGGAGAGCACGGCACCCACCAGCACGCCCAGCAGGACGCGCGGGAGCCGGATGA
This genomic interval carries:
- a CDS encoding FecCD family ABC transporter permease — encoded protein: MSSLPGELALQPTEYVPIARGKRAKGLLVLVPILLLSVVVSLGVGAVSISPLEVLSILLSRVGLPPLAEFTEQQDAVLCIIRLPRVLLGVLVGAVLSVAGVALQGLFRNPLADPGLLGVSGGASVAVAAVTVLKLQLLGFYTLPLAAFLGSFAAIFLISSLAQENGRTQVALMLLCGVAINALCVAATGLFTYLSTDDQLRTITFWQLGSLAGATWPLVSTITPLVLLCVVGMVLLANPLNALLLGEANANHLGIQVERTKWKIVALVALGVGAGVAVSGMIGFLGLVVPHLVRLWLGPNHRVLLPLSALLGSALLVLADLLARTVVVPSELPIGIVTALAGSPFFLFLLLRQRRTHAL